The proteins below come from a single Osmerus mordax isolate fOsmMor3 chromosome 3, fOsmMor3.pri, whole genome shotgun sequence genomic window:
- the carhsp1 gene encoding calcium-regulated heat-stable protein 1: MSSEATTMKAPRPMTPPLPSSPPRSPISPVSPGSLRLPACQNRDRSPSPMRGYLIPSPLPTRRNRTFSASARAAEGPSFTGVCKCFSRSRGHGFITPSDGGNDIFVHISDIDGEYVPVEGDEVSYKICSLPPKCDKVQAVDVTIIHLKPGSKHETWGGSVVSA, translated from the exons ATGTCCTCTGAGGCGACAACCATGAAGGCGCCCCGTCCTATGACCCCGCCCTTACCCTCTAGCCCCCCGCGGTCTCCCATCTCCCCGGTGTCCCCAGGGTCCctgcgcctgcctgcctgtcagaacAGGGATCGCTCGCCCTCGCCCATGAGGGGCTACCTCATACCCAGCCCGCTCCCGACCAGGCGCAACAGGACCTTCTCAGC gtcgGCCCGTGCAGCAGAGGGCCCTTCCTTCactggtgtgtgtaagtgtttctCCCGCTCCAGAGGACACGGTTTCATAACACCTTCCGACGGAGGCAATGACATCTTCGTGCATATCTCCGA TATCGATGGGGAGTACGTTCCCGTGGAGGGTGACGAGGTCAGCTACAAaatctgctccctccctcccaaatgTGATAAGGTCCAGGCAGTGGATGTGACCATCATCCACCTCAAGCCAGGATCCAAGCATGAGACCTGGGGAGGCTCTGTGGTCAGCGCTTGA